A genomic window from Pseudomonadota bacterium includes:
- a CDS encoding transporter, translated as MKAAPLAALVLLGLVLAPASRAAAESDAIVTDRPDVCESSQTVGRWRFQAELGLDAETRERAGATRTDLGTALKLRFGLSEATELHLETAGLAMRRLATTGGDPPSATVGLADVDLGGKVHLLDQRGPVPSTALLAAVTLPIGAKALSDDRAWLLVPTLLVDWTWLAAWGTAINLGPTVALSRRGQAADRLRYALSISRSWAPLLTALGSYFECFGETDLAQGDTSLALDGGFTWQPRSDLQLDLTLRGRLIGDMPDLGGALGVSFKL; from the coding sequence ATGAAGGCCGCGCCGCTTGCTGCTCTCGTCCTGCTGGGGTTGGTCCTGGCCCCTGCGTCGCGCGCCGCCGCCGAGTCGGACGCGATCGTCACGGATCGCCCCGACGTTTGCGAATCGAGCCAGACCGTGGGGCGGTGGCGCTTCCAAGCCGAGCTCGGGCTCGACGCCGAGACGCGCGAGCGCGCTGGGGCCACCAGGACCGACCTGGGCACCGCGCTCAAGCTGCGCTTCGGACTCAGCGAAGCTACCGAGCTGCACCTCGAAACGGCGGGCCTCGCCATGCGTCGCCTGGCGACCACGGGCGGCGACCCGCCCAGCGCGACCGTGGGTCTGGCCGACGTGGACCTGGGCGGCAAGGTGCATTTGCTCGACCAACGGGGGCCTGTACCCTCTACCGCCTTGCTGGCAGCGGTCACCCTGCCGATCGGCGCCAAGGCGCTCTCGGATGACCGCGCCTGGCTGCTGGTCCCGACGCTGCTCGTCGACTGGACCTGGCTGGCCGCGTGGGGCACGGCGATCAATCTCGGCCCGACGGTGGCGCTCTCGCGGCGCGGTCAGGCGGCCGACCGTTTGCGCTACGCACTGTCGATCAGCCGGAGCTGGGCACCGCTGCTGACCGCGCTCGGTAGCTACTTCGAGTGCTTCGGCGAGACCGATCTCGCGCAGGGCGATACGTCGCTGGCGCTCGACGGTGGCTTCACCTGGCAGCCGCGCTCAGATCTCCAGCTCGACCTGACGCTCCGTGGCCGCCTCATCGGCGATATGCCTGATCTCGGCGGTGCGCTGGGGGTCAGCTTCAAGCTCTAG
- a CDS encoding DUF58 domain-containing protein, with amino-acid sequence MTEGTARPAPAPAPAPGLRRLRFTRDGAYFVAITLGVGFAAINTANNLLFLVLGLLLALIVASGVLSELTLRRVQVRRQLPQRLHAGQPALIELVAQNGKHRFASYALSVAEPAAAERAAAQRCYFLKLEPGAARQAAYRRVFPRRGRQTLPSLVARTRFPFGLFDKARQVGAAQEVLVYPAVTPIVANERPLRERGEGAAAHRDRAGEFHALREYRAGDDPRDIAWRKSAGLGRAVVREHESPRARRITVFLDNRRLLPANVANDALQERAVSRAASLATHYGARGHPLALVSHTVEVPAGSGPAQTERILRELALIAFVAVDQEGMAGGSGSDTARLRDWIYVGPELELEADPQRTAEIRHIADEAATERQVELEI; translated from the coding sequence ATGACCGAGGGCACCGCGCGCCCCGCACCAGCGCCCGCGCCAGCGCCAGGGCTACGCCGCCTGCGCTTCACCCGCGACGGCGCCTACTTCGTAGCGATCACGCTGGGCGTGGGCTTCGCCGCGATCAACACCGCCAACAACCTGCTCTTCCTCGTGCTCGGCCTGCTGCTGGCGTTGATCGTCGCCAGCGGCGTGCTCTCCGAGCTGACGCTGCGCCGGGTTCAGGTTCGACGCCAGTTGCCGCAGCGGCTGCACGCCGGCCAACCGGCGCTGATCGAGCTGGTCGCGCAGAACGGCAAGCACCGCTTCGCCTCCTACGCGCTCAGCGTCGCCGAGCCGGCAGCGGCGGAGCGCGCGGCAGCGCAGCGCTGCTACTTTCTCAAGCTCGAGCCCGGCGCCGCTCGCCAGGCGGCCTATCGGCGCGTTTTTCCCCGGCGCGGCCGCCAAACGCTGCCCAGTCTCGTCGCGCGCACGCGCTTCCCCTTTGGCCTCTTCGATAAGGCACGGCAGGTCGGCGCGGCGCAGGAGGTGCTCGTCTACCCGGCGGTCACGCCGATTGTCGCGAACGAACGCCCGCTGCGCGAGCGCGGCGAGGGCGCTGCGGCCCACCGCGACCGCGCGGGCGAGTTCCATGCGCTGCGTGAGTACCGCGCCGGCGACGACCCGCGCGACATCGCCTGGCGCAAGAGCGCCGGGCTGGGCCGAGCCGTCGTGCGCGAGCATGAGAGCCCACGCGCGCGACGCATCACCGTCTTCCTCGACAATCGGCGGCTGCTGCCGGCCAACGTGGCCAACGACGCGCTGCAGGAAAGGGCGGTCAGTCGCGCCGCCTCGCTCGCGACGCATTATGGCGCGCGGGGCCATCCGCTGGCCCTCGTCAGCCATACCGTGGAGGTGCCCGCCGGCAGCGGCCCGGCGCAAACCGAACGCATCCTGCGCGAGCTGGCGCTGATCGCCTTCGTCGCGGTGGATCAGGAGGGGATGGCGGGGGGCTCGGGAAGCGACACGGCGCGGCTGCGCGACTGGATCTACGTGGGGCCGGAGCTAGAGCTTGAAGCTGACCCCCAGCGCACCGCCGAGATCAGGCATATCGCCGATGAGGCGGCCACGGAGCGTCAGGTCGAGCTGGAGATCTGA
- a CDS encoding MoxR family ATPase has translation MPNSSDTGCAAAAGAAARAATEPRSATAADAAAVVRQLEQAVARAIRGKDHVTRLLVTALLARGHVLVEDVPGVGKTTLARALAASLGGSFRRIQFTSDMLPSDILGLSVLNQQDGALTFKPGAIFANVVLADEINRTAPRTQSALMEALNEGQVTVDAQTYPLDDPFLVIATQNPVEHFGTYPLPESQMDRFLLRLQVGYPEADDERRVVAERGGFDPIAQLAPVVDTGWIRQLQRQVDGVRVDEALLDYLMAVVAQTRLTPFLALGVSTRGAIAWYRAAQAHALTDGRDYCVPDDLKGLAVPALAHRVVLAGQPEGGASSRGEAERVILELVQRVPVPL, from the coding sequence GTGCCCAACAGCTCCGACACTGGCTGCGCCGCTGCGGCTGGCGCTGCTGCCCGCGCCGCCACCGAGCCGCGCAGCGCCACAGCGGCCGACGCAGCGGCCGTCGTACGGCAGCTCGAGCAAGCGGTGGCGCGCGCCATCCGCGGCAAGGACCACGTCACGCGGCTGCTGGTCACGGCGCTGCTGGCGCGGGGGCACGTGCTCGTCGAGGACGTGCCGGGCGTCGGCAAGACGACGTTGGCGCGGGCGCTCGCCGCCAGCCTCGGCGGCTCGTTCCGGCGCATCCAGTTCACCTCGGACATGCTGCCCTCGGACATCCTCGGCCTCTCCGTCCTCAACCAGCAGGACGGTGCGCTGACCTTCAAGCCCGGCGCGATCTTCGCCAACGTCGTGCTCGCCGACGAAATCAACCGCACCGCGCCGCGCACGCAGAGCGCGCTGATGGAGGCCCTCAACGAGGGTCAGGTCACGGTGGACGCGCAGACCTACCCGCTCGACGATCCCTTCCTCGTCATCGCCACGCAGAACCCGGTCGAGCACTTCGGCACCTACCCACTGCCCGAATCGCAGATGGACCGCTTCCTGCTTCGGCTCCAGGTCGGCTACCCCGAGGCCGACGACGAGCGGCGCGTGGTCGCCGAGCGCGGCGGCTTCGACCCGATCGCCCAGCTCGCACCGGTCGTCGACACGGGGTGGATTCGCCAGCTTCAGCGCCAGGTCGACGGCGTGCGCGTCGACGAGGCGCTGCTCGACTATTTGATGGCCGTGGTCGCCCAGACACGCCTGACGCCCTTCTTGGCGCTCGGCGTCAGCACGCGCGGCGCGATCGCCTGGTATCGTGCCGCGCAGGCCCATGCGCTGACCGACGGACGCGACTACTGCGTGCCCGATGACCTCAAAGGGCTCGCCGTGCCGGCGCTGGCGCATCGCGTCGTCCTGGCCGGCCAACCCGAGGGCGGCGCCTCGAGCCGCGGCGAGGCCGAGCGGGTGATCCTCGAGCTCGTGCAGCGCGTCCCCGTCCCGCTATGA
- a CDS encoding DedA family protein, translating to MEAQLLELIHQSPAWAYLGVFFVLLACGLGLPMPEDITLVAGGYTVYLAERNGLTQPMLLPMIAVGLVGVLTGDMILFGVGRWLGPRAARIWPLRWLVPPRRMERVYRFFARYGTWTAFIARFAPGLRSPTFLLAGTAKMSFRRFALADGAAALISAPLWVWLAYHFGAEIDQVKLWLARSRYALFAVAAGLLVLLAVQLVRGRLEARQRDR from the coding sequence ATGGAAGCGCAGCTGTTGGAACTGATCCACCAGAGCCCCGCCTGGGCCTATCTGGGCGTCTTCTTCGTGCTCTTGGCCTGCGGTCTGGGCCTGCCGATGCCCGAGGACATCACCCTCGTCGCCGGCGGGTACACCGTCTACCTCGCCGAGCGCAACGGGCTCACGCAGCCGATGCTGCTGCCGATGATCGCCGTCGGCCTGGTCGGTGTGCTTACCGGCGACATGATCCTCTTCGGGGTCGGCCGCTGGTTGGGGCCGCGCGCCGCGCGCATCTGGCCGCTGCGCTGGCTCGTGCCGCCGCGGCGGATGGAGCGCGTCTACCGCTTCTTCGCGCGCTACGGTACCTGGACCGCGTTCATCGCGCGCTTCGCCCCCGGCCTGCGTTCGCCGACCTTTCTCCTGGCTGGAACCGCGAAGATGTCCTTTCGGCGTTTTGCGCTGGCTGACGGCGCGGCGGCGCTGATCAGCGCGCCGCTGTGGGTCTGGCTCGCGTATCACTTCGGCGCCGAAATCGACCAGGTCAAGCTGTGGTTGGCACGCAGCCGCTATGCGCTCTTTGCCGTGGCGGCCGGGCTCTTGGTGCTCTTGGCGGTGCAGCTCGTTCGCGGTCGGCTCGAGGCCCGCCAGCGCGACCGCTGA
- a CDS encoding tetratricopeptide repeat protein, translating to MGGVTIETTRERAATGDEGCFSLRDAARIFGLKEARLRYWAQTGFVNPSRRSAGKPVYSFADLVELKAAKELLERGIPLQRVRRHLQALRQALPGQASPLARLRVLSDGDRLVVVEGQALADPLSGQLLLDFAIGELTQHVAQVLRLPLGGSLPSGAGDRRPASGGSRAFRVSSGAPSLAAEARPASAQSTTTRCAASLAEAGAAAAPRSAYDWFMRGLACESEGDEGLAAAAAYEQAIALDPGLAAAQTNLGTVLYRRGDKVGALRCYATALALDPDQPESHYNLANLYEEDGEVELALAEYRCALKLNADFADAHFNLALTLERLGSRLQATEHWRRFLALTEAEAAEHATWRAVAQEHLRRLQVS from the coding sequence GTGGGCGGAGTCACTATCGAGACGACGCGCGAGCGGGCGGCGACCGGCGACGAGGGCTGCTTCTCGCTGCGGGATGCGGCGCGCATCTTCGGGCTCAAGGAGGCGCGGCTGCGCTACTGGGCGCAGACCGGCTTCGTCAACCCGAGCCGGCGCTCGGCGGGCAAGCCCGTCTACAGCTTCGCCGATCTGGTGGAGCTCAAAGCGGCGAAGGAGCTGCTCGAGCGGGGCATTCCGCTGCAGCGCGTGCGAAGACACCTGCAGGCGCTGCGACAGGCGCTGCCGGGCCAGGCGAGCCCCTTGGCGCGGCTGCGTGTGCTCAGCGATGGCGACCGACTGGTGGTGGTCGAGGGCCAGGCGCTCGCCGACCCGCTCTCCGGCCAGCTCTTGCTCGATTTCGCGATCGGCGAGCTGACTCAGCACGTCGCTCAGGTGCTGCGCCTCCCGCTCGGGGGATCCCTGCCGTCTGGGGCTGGCGACCGGCGCCCGGCGTCCGGAGGGTCGCGCGCCTTCAGGGTCTCGTCGGGCGCACCGAGCTTGGCCGCGGAGGCGCGGCCTGCTTCGGCGCAGTCGACGACCACGCGTTGCGCGGCGTCGCTCGCAGAGGCGGGCGCGGCGGCAGCGCCACGCAGCGCCTACGACTGGTTTATGCGCGGTCTGGCGTGCGAGAGCGAAGGTGATGAGGGGCTCGCCGCGGCGGCGGCCTACGAGCAAGCGATCGCGCTCGACCCCGGCCTCGCGGCCGCGCAGACGAATCTCGGCACCGTGCTCTATCGCCGCGGCGATAAAGTAGGTGCCCTGCGCTGCTATGCCACGGCGCTGGCGCTCGATCCCGATCAGCCGGAGTCGCACTACAACCTCGCCAACCTCTATGAGGAGGACGGTGAGGTTGAGTTGGCCTTGGCGGAGTACCGCTGCGCGCTCAAGCTGAACGCCGACTTCGCCGACGCGCACTTCAATCTCGCCCTGACGCTGGAGCGGTTGGGGAGCCGGTTGCAGGCGACCGAGCACTGGCGGCGCTTCCTGGCGCTGACGGAGGCCGAGGCGGCCGAGCACGCCACCTGGCGCGCGGTGGCCCAGGAGCACCTGCGTCGGCTCCAGGTCAGCTAG
- a CDS encoding protein kinase, with protein sequence MTTSEGLIGQVLGGLYRIDRLLASGSTALVYRGTHLRLGQPLAIKILAGPLLANSAQLARFAAEARVQAQLHHPHIVTIYDFIREGELHAIAMEYVEGPGLDQVMYELGGPMSVERIKALMLPVLDAVDYAHQHDIVHRDLKPSNILIAQMGNRELPKVVDFGIAKVVAEGDTMTAPGAMLGTLLFMSPEQCKALRTVDRRADVYSLGVTLYQLATGMVPFFAESAFDIMLAHVQLPPTPPQELEPSLPDELAALILRALEKDPDDRFAHVSEMARALAAVPVARTTAEHDSLAAAKAAGARTARPSSGSFERARHGPTGTLPAFTDLELEGDLGGPFDRAPPQPHTPTSAPQREPTRGSVVGATPTPSPSGEYGPAVSQALAPPSMGRGLGAAGHSLPRARRSSSARPVSSALLHELQSSPPERSSDPDPELPRRGGEVVRLRLRIPAREDWARYYDANLAGGGIFCPVGVPPQVGTPVRLEVTFIGGPRCFLDGVATWRRTGRNDARARAGVGIQLHPTQRAKVSYLNRWVSGTASDQRQLRRLPLRLRVTYSGRTGRRVNFTRDLNEEGVFIRSHELLPVGTPIDLVLAPPTKQPPVYLLGRVCRLIEEGPDRGMGISLSFPAAAERTRFGELVEEMERQFFAGELPEEVLG encoded by the coding sequence ATGACAACCAGCGAAGGCCTGATTGGACAGGTGCTCGGCGGCCTCTACCGGATCGACCGGTTGCTGGCCTCCGGCTCCACCGCCCTCGTCTACCGCGGAACTCACCTCCGTCTCGGCCAACCGCTCGCGATCAAGATCCTCGCTGGCCCGCTGCTCGCCAACAGCGCCCAACTGGCGCGCTTCGCCGCCGAGGCCCGGGTGCAGGCGCAGCTCCATCACCCACATATCGTCACGATCTACGACTTCATCCGCGAGGGCGAGCTGCATGCCATCGCGATGGAGTACGTCGAGGGACCGGGACTCGACCAGGTGATGTACGAGCTCGGCGGGCCGATGTCGGTCGAGCGCATCAAGGCGCTGATGCTCCCCGTGCTCGACGCGGTCGACTACGCGCACCAACACGACATCGTGCATCGCGACCTCAAGCCCTCGAACATTCTGATCGCGCAAATGGGCAATCGCGAGCTGCCCAAGGTGGTCGATTTCGGCATCGCCAAGGTCGTCGCCGAGGGTGACACGATGACGGCGCCCGGGGCGATGCTGGGCACCCTCCTGTTCATGTCGCCCGAGCAGTGCAAGGCGCTGCGCACCGTCGATCGGCGCGCGGACGTCTATTCGCTCGGCGTCACGCTCTATCAGCTCGCGACCGGCATGGTCCCCTTCTTCGCCGAGAGCGCCTTCGACATCATGTTGGCGCACGTCCAGCTGCCGCCCACGCCGCCGCAGGAGCTCGAGCCCAGCCTGCCCGACGAGCTCGCGGCGTTGATTCTGCGCGCGCTGGAGAAGGACCCCGACGACCGCTTCGCCCACGTCAGCGAGATGGCGCGCGCGCTGGCGGCCGTGCCTGTAGCGCGGACGACCGCCGAGCACGACTCCCTGGCCGCGGCGAAGGCGGCGGGCGCCCGGACCGCGCGGCCCAGCAGCGGGTCCTTCGAGCGGGCTCGGCATGGTCCGACCGGCACCTTGCCCGCCTTCACCGACCTCGAGCTCGAGGGCGACCTCGGTGGCCCCTTCGACCGGGCGCCGCCGCAGCCGCACACCCCCACGTCTGCGCCACAGCGAGAGCCGACACGGGGATCCGTCGTCGGTGCCACGCCGACGCCGTCGCCGAGCGGCGAGTACGGGCCGGCCGTGTCGCAAGCGCTGGCACCCCCGTCGATGGGTCGCGGGCTGGGGGCGGCGGGCCACTCCTTGCCCCGAGCACGTCGCAGCAGCAGCGCGCGCCCCGTCAGCTCGGCCTTGCTCCACGAGCTCCAGAGCTCGCCACCGGAACGGAGCTCCGACCCCGATCCGGAGCTCCCTCGGCGCGGCGGCGAGGTCGTGCGCCTGCGCCTGCGCATTCCCGCGCGCGAGGATTGGGCGCGCTACTACGATGCCAATCTCGCCGGCGGCGGCATCTTCTGTCCGGTCGGCGTCCCGCCCCAGGTGGGCACGCCGGTGCGGCTGGAGGTGACCTTCATCGGCGGCCCACGCTGCTTCCTCGATGGCGTGGCCACCTGGCGGCGGACGGGGCGCAACGATGCGCGCGCGCGCGCGGGCGTCGGGATCCAGCTCCATCCGACGCAACGCGCCAAGGTCAGCTACCTCAACCGTTGGGTTAGCGGCACAGCGTCCGACCAGCGCCAGCTCCGACGGCTGCCGCTGCGCCTGCGCGTGACCTACAGCGGGCGCACCGGCCGACGGGTCAACTTCACCCGCGACCTCAACGAGGAGGGCGTCTTCATTCGCTCCCATGAGCTGCTGCCGGTGGGCACGCCGATCGATCTCGTGCTTGCCCCGCCGACCAAGCAGCCACCCGTCTACCTGCTGGGGCGCGTCTGCCGGCTGATCGAGGAGGGGCCGGATCGCGGGATGGGAATCAGCCTCAGCTTCCCAGCCGCCGCGGAGCGCACGCGCTTCGGCGAGCTGGTCGAGGAGATGGAGCGCCAGTTCTTTGCCGGTGAGCTGCCAGAGGAGGTCCTGGGTTAG
- a CDS encoding nucleotide exchange factor GrpE, which yields MQTDTPWGTSGSNRDGGGRAPQDEDEEAGFKVFDRRCSAQASSDDLARGTEPVQYPSYVEQLRQQLNEKDTQLREYIAAYKKEVVENLEQTKQRLARDAEQQTKALRAQIAEPMVEVLDALERSLAASQTHSDVKTIYDGVELVRSMLVQRLGLLGLERINTVDQPFDPRVHEAVAVIPVREQTRHNCVEAELSAGFTLDGRVVRAAKVQVGKWMG from the coding sequence ATGCAGACCGACACACCATGGGGGACCAGCGGCAGCAACCGCGATGGCGGCGGCCGCGCGCCGCAGGACGAGGATGAGGAGGCCGGCTTCAAGGTCTTCGACCGTCGCTGCTCGGCGCAGGCGTCCTCCGATGATCTAGCGAGGGGCACGGAGCCCGTCCAATACCCGTCCTACGTCGAGCAGCTACGGCAACAACTCAACGAGAAGGACACGCAGCTCCGCGAGTACATCGCCGCCTACAAGAAGGAAGTGGTCGAGAACCTCGAGCAGACCAAGCAGCGCCTCGCGCGAGACGCCGAGCAGCAGACCAAGGCGCTGCGCGCCCAGATCGCCGAACCGATGGTCGAGGTGCTCGACGCACTCGAGCGCTCACTGGCGGCGAGCCAGACGCACTCCGACGTCAAGACAATCTACGACGGCGTCGAGCTGGTGCGCAGCATGCTCGTTCAGCGCCTCGGCCTGCTCGGCCTCGAGCGCATCAACACGGTCGACCAGCCCTTTGACCCGCGCGTCCATGAGGCCGTCGCCGTGATCCCGGTGCGCGAGCAAACACGTCATAACTGCGTGGAGGCCGAGCTGAGCGCGGGCTTCACCCTGGACGGCCGCGTCGTGCGCGCAGCCAAGGTCCAGGTCGGCAAGTGGATGGGTTGA
- a CDS encoding DUF2723 domain-containing protein, with protein MLPLALLSGALALAAYVVTAGPTIYWLDSSEFVAASWWLGNAHPPGHPLVALLGRLFCYLPVGTIAFRVTLASAVQSAAAVGLLVVIAGELGARLRQGSAVARGLPGRPTPPALTLAATEEFALLATALTSGWAYALWFQAVRAEVYALHLLLVLAASAGLLRWERTRDLRLLLVGVFCGALALCNHHFLALLAALPAAIFIAVVWRQRAGAFGRVHGRRVLVAAVLVASVAMAAWAYLPLRSQRAPLVNWGAPHSWQRFGWVVSARAFQKALPRAAQQSREERGLGAVFAVLGGPPTGLAPALVGSLLLALALGGLYRLWREAPTRPAALLVTALLLGNLASPLLIGIDPFNADAHGYLALSVALLGPLAALPLLASFPRLLAGAGRRRTVMVSAGLLVLPALQLAVNEPRCSLSQHWAAEETGRAVLDQPAGSVLITSYFQTVFQVWSLQAMADLRPELELLHRNFLTQPGYLVTLRANAPELARWGARWRRSGGERVADLDWLARRRPVFVEYDLNLGADVVQRLWPAGMLLAYRPPRAALPDASAHERRIARWLRQVGEPDELETRRALSWWQYLLARFACRRGLVPLARFHLAQALTLAPQARTLLALRARCLPLLR; from the coding sequence ATGCTGCCGCTCGCTTTGCTTTCCGGGGCCCTCGCGCTCGCCGCCTATGTGGTGACGGCGGGGCCGACGATTTACTGGCTCGACTCGAGCGAGTTCGTCGCAGCGTCGTGGTGGCTCGGCAACGCGCACCCACCCGGGCATCCGCTGGTGGCGCTGCTCGGGCGGCTCTTCTGTTACCTGCCGGTCGGGACGATCGCCTTTCGCGTGACCCTGGCGTCCGCCGTGCAGAGCGCGGCCGCCGTCGGGCTGCTCGTCGTGATCGCCGGCGAGCTGGGCGCGCGCTTGCGTCAGGGGAGCGCGGTGGCCCGCGGCCTGCCGGGAAGGCCAACGCCGCCGGCGCTCACCCTGGCAGCGACCGAGGAGTTTGCGCTGCTGGCCACCGCGCTGACGAGCGGCTGGGCCTACGCCCTCTGGTTTCAGGCCGTGCGCGCCGAGGTCTACGCCCTGCACCTGTTGCTGGTGCTGGCCGCCAGCGCCGGGTTGCTGCGCTGGGAGCGGACGCGCGATCTGCGTTTGCTGCTGGTCGGCGTCTTCTGCGGCGCGCTCGCGCTCTGCAACCATCACTTCCTCGCCCTGCTGGCGGCCCTGCCGGCGGCGATCTTCATCGCCGTCGTTTGGCGTCAACGCGCAGGCGCCTTTGGGCGCGTGCATGGTCGGCGCGTGCTCGTCGCGGCCGTGCTCGTCGCCTCGGTGGCGATGGCCGCCTGGGCATACCTGCCGCTGCGCTCGCAGCGCGCACCGCTGGTCAACTGGGGGGCGCCGCATAGCTGGCAACGCTTCGGCTGGGTCGTCTCGGCGCGCGCCTTTCAGAAGGCGCTGCCGCGCGCCGCGCAGCAGAGCCGAGAGGAGCGGGGACTCGGCGCCGTCTTCGCCGTGCTCGGCGGACCGCCCACGGGCCTCGCGCCCGCCCTGGTAGGTAGCCTGCTCCTGGCGCTGGCGCTCGGCGGGCTCTATCGGCTCTGGCGCGAGGCGCCGACCCGGCCAGCGGCGCTCTTGGTGACGGCGCTCTTGCTCGGCAACCTCGCCAGTCCGCTGCTCATCGGCATCGATCCCTTCAACGCGGACGCCCACGGCTATCTGGCGCTGAGCGTGGCCCTGCTGGGGCCGCTGGCGGCGTTGCCGCTCCTGGCGTCCTTTCCCCGGCTGCTCGCCGGCGCTGGGCGGCGCCGGACCGTGATGGTCAGCGCGGGGCTGCTGGTGCTGCCAGCCCTGCAACTGGCGGTCAACGAGCCGCGCTGCAGCCTGTCGCAGCATTGGGCGGCCGAAGAAACCGGGCGCGCAGTGCTCGACCAGCCGGCTGGATCGGTGTTGATCACCTCCTACTTCCAGACCGTCTTTCAGGTCTGGTCGCTCCAGGCGATGGCCGATCTGCGACCGGAGCTCGAGCTGCTACACCGCAACTTCCTCACCCAGCCGGGCTACCTGGTGACGCTGCGGGCGAACGCGCCGGAGCTTGCCCGCTGGGGTGCGCGGTGGCGGCGCAGCGGAGGCGAGCGCGTCGCCGATCTGGACTGGCTAGCGCGCCGCCGTCCGGTGTTCGTCGAGTACGACCTCAATCTCGGCGCCGACGTCGTCCAGCGCTTGTGGCCGGCGGGCATGCTCCTGGCCTATCGCCCACCGCGCGCGGCGCTGCCGGACGCTAGCGCCCACGAGCGGCGCATCGCGCGCTGGCTGCGGCAGGTCGGAGAACCTGACGAGCTGGAGACGCGGCGTGCCCTGAGCTGGTGGCAGTACCTGCTCGCACGCTTCGCCTGCCGTCGAGGCCTGGTGCCCTTGGCTCGTTTTCACCTGGCGCAGGCGCTGACGCTGGCGCCGCAGGCGCGCACGCTCTTGGCCCTGCGGGCGCGCTGCCTGCCGCTGCTGCGCTGA